The stretch of DNA CGGCGGCccggccccgccggcggcctccctcctctcccggcACCTCCGGACGATCCTGTCGGCGTAGGCGTGGACGACGCCGAGCGCCTCGCGGATCTGCCTCTCGGGCTCCATGTTGAGCGCCCTCTTGAGGCGCCACAGGAACGTCGCCAGCGGGTTAAACCGGCCCAGGATGGCGCCCTCCACGTAGTCGAAGGCGCGCGCGAACTCCGGGCCCTggggtggcgccgccgccgcgccgccggcctccacggCGAGGCAGCCCGGGTCGTCGCCGAAGGCCACGTGGCAGATGTTGTCGAAGGCGAAGCACTCGAAGACGTGCTGCATGTCCAGCGCGCGGCCGTGGCGCTCGGCCTGCTCGAGCAGCGGCAGGAACCGGCCGGCGACCTCGGCCTGGACGGTGTCGACGATGAACTTGCGCAGCGAGCGGTTGCTGAACTCGAAGCTGGTGGCCTTGCGCTGCCACAGCCACTGCTCGCCGTCGGAGTTGAAGATGCCGCGGCCGAGGAAGTCCTCGAGCGTCGACGACATGTAGTCGCCCTTGGGGTAGATGGCGAAGCTCGTCTTGGCGATGTGCTCGACGTTGTCCGGGTGGGCGGTGATGACGACGCCGGGCAGGCCGAGGGCCTTGAAGGCCGTGGTCTGCGTCGGGCTCCGCTTCGCGACCTCGACCGACCATTCGATGAGGCGGTGGCCGTTCTTGACCAGGTGAGGGAACCTGCCGACGATCGGGTAGGACTTGAGGTCGTCGTCcgatggctgctgctgctgctgcttgctgccGTGATCCTGCTGGCGCAGGTACAGCAAGCAgacgagggggaggaggagcaggacgaGGAGGAGAGGCCATGAGGCCAGCAGGGAGAGTGGCTGCATTTCCATTTGGCTAGCTTTTGCCTCCTTGCTCGGGCTGCAAATGCAAAAGCTACTAGTGATTATTATGAAATGAAATTCATTCAAACTAGTACGTGAGGTGATCGACgatatttttgtattttgtgCGTGTCGTGTGCGGCATGGCGAGAGTTCATTTTTATGGCCACCCCCATCATCGACCTGCACATGTACCTACGTGTACCCTTGGGGACCCTTGTGGACCAACCATTAACTCGATGGTCTGCAATTTGCAGGAGTAGATACGACCTCGTGTTCCGCGTGTGTGCCGTCCCCATgcgggccttgcacatgtgtggtTGGTGAAAAcagagggtgtgtttagataggTAAAATAGAGgtaaaaaaagtcacatcggatatTGTGGTATATTGTattatttttcgtttgtttgtggtaattgttatcctattatgacctaactaggctcaaaaaattcgtctcgtcgtgtacatcaaaactataaaattagttttttttatttacctatatttaatactccaa from Panicum virgatum strain AP13 chromosome 9K, P.virgatum_v5, whole genome shotgun sequence encodes:
- the LOC120652019 gene encoding cytochrome P450 94B3-like; the protein is MEMQPLSLLASWPLLLVLLLLPLVCLLYLRQQDHGSKQQQQQPSDDDLKSYPIVGRFPHLVKNGHRLIEWSVEVAKRSPTQTTAFKALGLPGVVITAHPDNVEHIAKTSFAIYPKGDYMSSTLEDFLGRGIFNSDGEQWLWQRKATSFEFSNRSLRKFIVDTVQAEVAGRFLPLLEQAERHGRALDMQHVFECFAFDNICHVAFGDDPGCLAVEAGGAAAAPPQGPEFARAFDYVEGAILGRFNPLATFLWRLKRALNMEPERQIREALGVVHAYADRIVRRCRERREAAGGAGPPESRGDFLAHIAAREDLSDESLRDVVTNLLLAGRDTTSAALTWFFWLVSARPDVERRIVDEIRRVRGGGPSRSPAAAAAEAFITFEELREMHYIHAAITESMRLYPPVPMGMHHCKRDDVLPDGTFVGKGWTVNHSVYAMSRLEGLWGKDCEEFRPERWLREDGTFQPESPFRFPVFHAGPRMCLGKELAYIQMKSIVSCAFERFSFQYRGGQEHPGLDWTITLRMKGGLPMQVTKQRLGLEAEAPLG